Proteins from one Malania oleifera isolate guangnan ecotype guangnan chromosome 4, ASM2987363v1, whole genome shotgun sequence genomic window:
- the LOC131154387 gene encoding putative RNA polymerase II subunit B1 CTD phosphatase RPAP2 homolog isoform X1, which translates to MANKDHAASVKDAVHKLQLALLKGIQNEDHLFSAGTLLSRGDYQDVVTERSITNLCGYPLCANPLPSIRPRKGRYRISLKEHKVYDLHETYLYCSSACVVNSRAFAASLQEERCSVVNPLKIDEVLRLFGDLSLEFEEGLGQNGKLGFSDLTIQEKPEAEVGEVSLQDWVGPSNAIEGYVPQIDRATKPECSKNCNKESKSNRTKEEGMVFNEMDFMSAIISEDEYSISKTAGQAKTVSNTNVKESKGKSVKKDVGGQFTILETTSVPLQNEAKQGRHEFATKEVLSIAEVSSGACQNSSNVNSVQARKDICAESVNQSSGMLKSSLKSLGVKKPARTVTWADEKTDSVGNGDLCEVQEMEFTKEGAERSNSSDMGGDDDSFRFASAEACATALSQAAEAAASGESNGTDAASEAGIIILPCPHDADEGECEEETDVLEPEPTPSNWPRKPGITPDDLFDPEDSWYDSPPEGFCLTLSPFAMMWMALFAWITSSSLAYIYGGDESTHEDFLLVNGREYPRKIVLSDGRSSEIKQTLAGCLARALPGLVADLRLPTPLSSLEKGLGHLLDTMSFMDAVPSFQVKQWQVIDLLFIEALSVCRIPSLTPHLTDRRLLLHKVLDGAQIGVEDYEVMRDLIIPLGRSPQLSSQMGG; encoded by the exons ATGGCGAACAAGGATCACGCAGCATCTGTCAAAGATGCCGTTCACAAGCTGCAACTTGCCCTCCTTAAGGGCATCCAAAACGAAGACCACCTCTTCTCTGCTGGAACCTTATTGTCTCGCGGTGACTACCAAGATGTTGTCACTGAGCGTTCAATCACTAACCTTTGTGGATACCCTCTGTGTGCCAATCCCTTGCCCTCCATCCGCCCTCGAAAGGGCCGGTACCGGATTTCTCTGAAGGAGCACAAAGTTTATGACCTCCATGAAACCTATTTGTACTGCTCTTCCGCTTGTGTTGTCAATAGTCGTGCATTTGCTGCGAGTTTGCAGGAAGAGAGGTGCTCTGTAGTGAATCCATTGAAAATAGATGAGGTTTTGAGGTTGTTTGGGGATTTAAGCTTGGAATTTGAGGAGGGTTTGGGACAGAATGGGAAATTAGGGTTTTCTGATTTGACTATTCAGGAAAAACCTGAAGCAGAAGTTGGGGAAGTGTCTTTGCAAGACTGGGTTGGTCCATCAAATGCAATTGAAGGCTACGTTCCACAGATAGATCGTGCTACCAAGCCTGAATGTTCAAAAAATTGCAATAAAG AGTCTAAATCTAATCGTACCAAGGAAGAGGGCATGGTATTTAATGAGATGGACTTCATGAGTGCTATAATCAGTGAAGATGAGTATAGCATTTCGAAAACAGCAGGTCAAGCAAAGACTGTTTCCAATACAAATGTAAAAGAATCAAAAGGAAAATCAGTTAAAAAAGACGTAGGAGGTCAGTTCACAATATTGGAGACGACGTCTGTTCCCTTACAAAATGAAGCAAAACAAGGGAGGCATGAATTTGCCACTAAAGAGGTGCTTAGCATTGCAGAAGTGTCTTCAGGAGCTTGCCAGAACAGTTCCAATGTGAATTCTGTGCAAGCAAGAAAGGATATTTGTGCTGAATCAGTGAACCAATCAAGTGGAATGCTGAAATCCTCTTTAAAATCTTTGGGTGTGAAGAAACCAGCTCGCACGGTCACTTGGGCTGATGAGAAAACTGATAGTGTAGGCAATGGAGATCTTTGTGAGGTCCAGGAAATGGAATTTACTAAAGAAGGTGCTGAGAGATCAAACAGTTCTGACATGGGAGGAGATGATGATTCATTTCGGTTTGCATCAGCAGAAGCATGTGCAACAGCATTGAGCCAGGCAGCTGAAGCAGCTGCATCTGGAGAATCAAATGGCACTGATGCAG CATCCGAAGCTGGGATTATTATACTGCCATGCCCGCATGATGCAGACGAGGGTGAATGCGAGGAGGAAACTGATGTACTTGAACCAGAGCCAACTCCTTCAAACTGGCCTAGAAAACCAGGAATTACAccagatgatttatttgaccccGAAGATTCCTGGTATGATAGTCCGCCAGAGGGATTTTGTTTGACT TTATCACCATTTGCAATGATGTGGATGGCACTCTTTGCATGGATAACGTCCTCGTCTCTTGCTTACATTTATGGAGGGGATGAAAGTACCCATGAAGACTTTTTATTGGTAAATGGGAGGGAATATCCTAGGAAGATTGTTTTATCTGATGGCCGTTCTTCAGAAATCAAGCAAACTCTTGCTGGTTGTCTTGCTCGGGCTTTGCCTGGACTTGTTGCTGATCTCAGGCTGCCTACGCCACTGTCCAGTCTGGAGAAAGGATTG GGGCACTTGCTGGATACAATGTCTTTTATGGATGCAGTTCCATCATTCCAAGTGAAACAGTGGCAAGTGATTGACCTTCTGTTTATTGAAGCGCTTTCTGTTTGTAGGATCCCTTCACTTACCCCACACTTGACAGATAGGAGGTTGTTGCTTCATAAG GTTCTTGATGGCGCCCAAATAGGCGTGGAAGATTACGAGGTTATGAGGGATCTCATCATCCCCCTTGGCCGATCGCCTCAGCTTTCTTCACAGATGGGAGGTTAA
- the LOC131154386 gene encoding shaggy-related protein kinase alpha isoform X2: MNDMKIRDDKEMEATIVDGNGTETGHIIVTTIGGRNGQPKQTISYMAERVVGHGSFGVVFQAKCLETGETVAIKKVLQDKRYKNRELQTMRLLDHPNVVSLKHCFFSTTEKDELYLNLVLEYVPETVHRVIKHYNKLNQRMPLIFVKLYTYQIFRALSYIHRSIGVCHRDIKPQNLLVNPHTHQLKLCDFGSAKVLVRGEPNISYICSRYYRAPELIFGATEYTTAIDIWSAGCVLAELLLGQPLFPGESGVDQLVEIIKVLGTPTREEIKCMNPNYTEFKFPQIKAHPWHKIFHKRMPPEAVDLVSRLLQYSPNLRCTALDALIHPFFDELRDPNTRLPNGRFLPPLFNFKPHELKGVPVEILVRLIPAHARKQCPFLGL, translated from the exons ATGAATGACATGAAAATTAGGGATGATAAG GAGATGGAAGCAACAATTGTTGATGGCAACGGGACAGAGACAGGTCATATAATAGTGACAACCATTGGTGGTAGAAATGGCCAGCCTAAGCAG ACAATAAGCTACATGGCTGAGCGTGTTGTTGGACATGGATCATTTGGAGTTGTTTTCCAG gCAAAGTGCTTAGAGACGGGTGAAACTGTGGCTATAAAGAAGGTTCTTCAGGACAAGCGATACAAAAATCGTGAATTGCAAACCATGCGTCTTCTTGACCACCCGAATGTTGTGTCTTTGAAGCATTGTTTCTTTTCAACGACTGAAAAGGATGAACTTTATCTTAATCTCGTGCTTGAGTATGTTCCTGAAACTGTACATCGTGTGATTAAACACTACAATAAGTTGAACCAGAGGATGCCGCTGATTTTTGTGAAGCTTTACACATACCAG ATTTTTAGAGCATTGTCCTACATTCATCGCAGTATTGGAGTGTGTCATCGGGACATCAAGCCTCAAAATCTTTTG GTGAATCCGCATACTCACCAGCTTAAGCTATGTGATTTTGGAAGTGCAAAAGTCTtg GTAAGAGGAGAGCCAAATATTTCTTATATCTGCTCTAGGTATTATAGAGCACCTGAGCTTATATTTGGGGCAACTGAGTATACTACAGCTATTGACATCTGGTCTGCTGGTTGTGTTCTTGCTGAGCTTCTTCTGGGGCAG CCCCTGTTTCCTGGTGAGAGTGGAGTTGACCAGCTTGTTGAGATTATCAAG GTCTTGGGTACTCCTACAAGGGAGGAAATAAAATGTATGAACCCTAACTATACAGAGTTCAAATTCCCACAAATCAAAGCACATCCCTGGCACAAG ATATTTCACAAACGCATGCCTCCAGAAGCAGTTGATCTGGTTTCAAGACTATTGCAATACTCTCCTAATCTACGATGCACAGCT TTGGATGCCTTGATCCATCCTTTCTTTGACGAGCTACGTGACCCAAATACACGCCTACCGAATGGACGTTTCCTCCCTCCACTTTTCAACTTTAAGCCACATG AGTTAAAGGGTGTGCCGGTGGAGATTTTGGTGAGATTGATTCCTGCGCATGCAAGAAAGCAATGCCCTTTCCTTGGGTTGTGA
- the LOC131154387 gene encoding putative RNA polymerase II subunit B1 CTD phosphatase RPAP2 homolog isoform X2, which produces MANKDHAASVKDAVHKLQLALLKGIQNEDHLFSAGTLLSRGDYQDVVTERSITNLCGYPLCANPLPSIRPRKGRYRISLKEHKVYDLHETYLYCSSACVVNSRAFAASLQEERCSVVNPLKIDEVLRLFGDLSLEFEEGLGQNGKLGFSDLTIQEKPEAEVGEVSLQDWVGPSNAIEGYVPQIDRATKPECSKNCNKESKSNRTKEEGMVFNEMDFMSAIISEDEYSISKTAGQAKTVSNTNVKESKGKSVKKDVGGQFTILETTSVPLQNEAKQGRHEFATKEVLSIAEVSSGACQNSSNVNSVQARKDICAESVNQSSGMLKSSLKSLGVKKPARTVTWADEKTDSVGNGDLCEVQEMEFTKEGAERSNSSDMGGDDDSFRFASAEACATALSQAAEAAASGESNGTDAASEAGIIILPCPHDADEGECEEETDVLEPEPTPSNWPRKPGITPDDLFDPEDSWYDSPPEGFCLTLSPFAMMWMALFAWITSSSLAYIYGGDESTHEDFLLVNGREYPRKIVLSDGRSSEIKQTLAGCLARALPGLVADLRLPTPLSSLEKGLGSVKA; this is translated from the exons ATGGCGAACAAGGATCACGCAGCATCTGTCAAAGATGCCGTTCACAAGCTGCAACTTGCCCTCCTTAAGGGCATCCAAAACGAAGACCACCTCTTCTCTGCTGGAACCTTATTGTCTCGCGGTGACTACCAAGATGTTGTCACTGAGCGTTCAATCACTAACCTTTGTGGATACCCTCTGTGTGCCAATCCCTTGCCCTCCATCCGCCCTCGAAAGGGCCGGTACCGGATTTCTCTGAAGGAGCACAAAGTTTATGACCTCCATGAAACCTATTTGTACTGCTCTTCCGCTTGTGTTGTCAATAGTCGTGCATTTGCTGCGAGTTTGCAGGAAGAGAGGTGCTCTGTAGTGAATCCATTGAAAATAGATGAGGTTTTGAGGTTGTTTGGGGATTTAAGCTTGGAATTTGAGGAGGGTTTGGGACAGAATGGGAAATTAGGGTTTTCTGATTTGACTATTCAGGAAAAACCTGAAGCAGAAGTTGGGGAAGTGTCTTTGCAAGACTGGGTTGGTCCATCAAATGCAATTGAAGGCTACGTTCCACAGATAGATCGTGCTACCAAGCCTGAATGTTCAAAAAATTGCAATAAAG AGTCTAAATCTAATCGTACCAAGGAAGAGGGCATGGTATTTAATGAGATGGACTTCATGAGTGCTATAATCAGTGAAGATGAGTATAGCATTTCGAAAACAGCAGGTCAAGCAAAGACTGTTTCCAATACAAATGTAAAAGAATCAAAAGGAAAATCAGTTAAAAAAGACGTAGGAGGTCAGTTCACAATATTGGAGACGACGTCTGTTCCCTTACAAAATGAAGCAAAACAAGGGAGGCATGAATTTGCCACTAAAGAGGTGCTTAGCATTGCAGAAGTGTCTTCAGGAGCTTGCCAGAACAGTTCCAATGTGAATTCTGTGCAAGCAAGAAAGGATATTTGTGCTGAATCAGTGAACCAATCAAGTGGAATGCTGAAATCCTCTTTAAAATCTTTGGGTGTGAAGAAACCAGCTCGCACGGTCACTTGGGCTGATGAGAAAACTGATAGTGTAGGCAATGGAGATCTTTGTGAGGTCCAGGAAATGGAATTTACTAAAGAAGGTGCTGAGAGATCAAACAGTTCTGACATGGGAGGAGATGATGATTCATTTCGGTTTGCATCAGCAGAAGCATGTGCAACAGCATTGAGCCAGGCAGCTGAAGCAGCTGCATCTGGAGAATCAAATGGCACTGATGCAG CATCCGAAGCTGGGATTATTATACTGCCATGCCCGCATGATGCAGACGAGGGTGAATGCGAGGAGGAAACTGATGTACTTGAACCAGAGCCAACTCCTTCAAACTGGCCTAGAAAACCAGGAATTACAccagatgatttatttgaccccGAAGATTCCTGGTATGATAGTCCGCCAGAGGGATTTTGTTTGACT TTATCACCATTTGCAATGATGTGGATGGCACTCTTTGCATGGATAACGTCCTCGTCTCTTGCTTACATTTATGGAGGGGATGAAAGTACCCATGAAGACTTTTTATTGGTAAATGGGAGGGAATATCCTAGGAAGATTGTTTTATCTGATGGCCGTTCTTCAGAAATCAAGCAAACTCTTGCTGGTTGTCTTGCTCGGGCTTTGCCTGGACTTGTTGCTGATCTCAGGCTGCCTACGCCACTGTCCAGTCTGGAGAAAGGATTG gggagtgttaaagcttga
- the LOC131154386 gene encoding shaggy-related protein kinase alpha isoform X1 produces the protein MASVGLAPTSGLREPSAHNVGVDRLPEEMNDMKIRDDKEMEATIVDGNGTETGHIIVTTIGGRNGQPKQTISYMAERVVGHGSFGVVFQAKCLETGETVAIKKVLQDKRYKNRELQTMRLLDHPNVVSLKHCFFSTTEKDELYLNLVLEYVPETVHRVIKHYNKLNQRMPLIFVKLYTYQIFRALSYIHRSIGVCHRDIKPQNLLVNPHTHQLKLCDFGSAKVLVRGEPNISYICSRYYRAPELIFGATEYTTAIDIWSAGCVLAELLLGQPLFPGESGVDQLVEIIKVLGTPTREEIKCMNPNYTEFKFPQIKAHPWHKIFHKRMPPEAVDLVSRLLQYSPNLRCTALDALIHPFFDELRDPNTRLPNGRFLPPLFNFKPHELKGVPVEILVRLIPAHARKQCPFLGL, from the exons atggCTTCAGTGGGTCTGGCGCCTACTTCTGGTTTGAGAGAACCCAGTGCTCATAACGTTGGAGTTGATAGGTTGCCTGAAGAGATGAATGACATGAAAATTAGGGATGATAAG GAGATGGAAGCAACAATTGTTGATGGCAACGGGACAGAGACAGGTCATATAATAGTGACAACCATTGGTGGTAGAAATGGCCAGCCTAAGCAG ACAATAAGCTACATGGCTGAGCGTGTTGTTGGACATGGATCATTTGGAGTTGTTTTCCAG gCAAAGTGCTTAGAGACGGGTGAAACTGTGGCTATAAAGAAGGTTCTTCAGGACAAGCGATACAAAAATCGTGAATTGCAAACCATGCGTCTTCTTGACCACCCGAATGTTGTGTCTTTGAAGCATTGTTTCTTTTCAACGACTGAAAAGGATGAACTTTATCTTAATCTCGTGCTTGAGTATGTTCCTGAAACTGTACATCGTGTGATTAAACACTACAATAAGTTGAACCAGAGGATGCCGCTGATTTTTGTGAAGCTTTACACATACCAG ATTTTTAGAGCATTGTCCTACATTCATCGCAGTATTGGAGTGTGTCATCGGGACATCAAGCCTCAAAATCTTTTG GTGAATCCGCATACTCACCAGCTTAAGCTATGTGATTTTGGAAGTGCAAAAGTCTtg GTAAGAGGAGAGCCAAATATTTCTTATATCTGCTCTAGGTATTATAGAGCACCTGAGCTTATATTTGGGGCAACTGAGTATACTACAGCTATTGACATCTGGTCTGCTGGTTGTGTTCTTGCTGAGCTTCTTCTGGGGCAG CCCCTGTTTCCTGGTGAGAGTGGAGTTGACCAGCTTGTTGAGATTATCAAG GTCTTGGGTACTCCTACAAGGGAGGAAATAAAATGTATGAACCCTAACTATACAGAGTTCAAATTCCCACAAATCAAAGCACATCCCTGGCACAAG ATATTTCACAAACGCATGCCTCCAGAAGCAGTTGATCTGGTTTCAAGACTATTGCAATACTCTCCTAATCTACGATGCACAGCT TTGGATGCCTTGATCCATCCTTTCTTTGACGAGCTACGTGACCCAAATACACGCCTACCGAATGGACGTTTCCTCCCTCCACTTTTCAACTTTAAGCCACATG AGTTAAAGGGTGTGCCGGTGGAGATTTTGGTGAGATTGATTCCTGCGCATGCAAGAAAGCAATGCCCTTTCCTTGGGTTGTGA